One stretch of Monomorium pharaonis isolate MP-MQ-018 chromosome 10, ASM1337386v2, whole genome shotgun sequence DNA includes these proteins:
- the LOC105836744 gene encoding chromodomain-helicase-DNA-binding protein 1 isoform X7: MQKTLESESGKESGSDSENESKSDSSSSGSNSGSGSGSESSDSSSSSGSGSGSGSDSEKSEKSDAPAAQSDSFQSKGSNHSTEAKLRVKHESSREWDENPDIYGIRRSGRSRKEPDRLATNRESDSDGRKKFKKKGSHNSWNSESSDSESDETENRRPPPSKSLNRRAAQKAKEKARIRKKRISESSDNSSFDSDDNRRQVSRRTGTAVSYKEESEEGTDSEDLVEVDESNAASTEPDNAETIETILAQRTGKKGVTGNVTTIYAVEENGDPNPKDLSNVETEIQYLIKWKGWSHIHNTWESEESLKAQKVKGLKKLDNFIKRENRIQQIREQAEPEELDYLECQLELKQDLMKSYYNVERIIADYKKPDSEHPDYYCKWENLSYAEATWEDGTLIVKRWPEKIKEFRDREDSKRTPSKHCKVLKSRPKFYQLNEQPTYMGKEKDLVLRDYQMDGLNWMIHSWCKENSVILADEMGLGKTIQTICFLYYLFHTQQLHGPFLLVVPLSTMTSWQREMFQWAPDINFVTYLGDVNSRNIIREYEWCYRGSKRLKFNIILTTYEIVLKDKALLGALSWAVLLVDEAHRLKNDDSLLYKALTEFHTNHRLLITGTPLQNSLKELWALLHFIMPTKFTSWEEFEKQHDNAAQKGYSKLHKQLEPFILRRVKKDVEKSLPAKVEQILRVEMTSLQKQYYKWILTKNYEALRKGVKGSTTTFLNIVVELKKCCNHAYLTKPMEGEREKTNENYLQQLIRGSGKLVLLDKLLVRLRDTGHRVLIFSQMVKMLDILGEYLQRRHFPFQRLDGSIKGELRKQALDHFNAEGSQDFCFLLSTRAGGLGINLATADTVIIFDSDWNPQNDLQAQARAHRIGQKNKVNIYRLVTKGSVEEEIVERAKQKMVLDHLVIQRMDTTGRTVLDKKNAGTNSNPFNKEDLTAILKFGAEDLFKDEEDGDEEPACDIDEILRRAETRDEGPATVGDELLSAFKVASFKTAFEEDLEPINQPNENDDESKDWAEIIPENFRRKVEEEEKSKEMEDLYLPPRSRKTLQQLNQSEGKSKKRKKVQDDSEDGEESGSEAEGSDDDRPKKRGRPRLPREIIKSFTDVEIRRFIKSYKKFPAPLKRLDDIAADADLQEKPMSELRFLGELLMSRCDACLIEFENTAKENKSCEEEGKGPGRKRGRGPTFKIGNVMVNAKSFSAAVKELEPLEQALPSDPEQRANWHFDFKLKPANFECDWTSEDDARLLKGIYQHGMGSWEAIKTDASLELGDKIFPNGNKAQLKRVHARAEYLLKILKKQIDLKLGVARMRKPRKPKEMKAAITKEIVEDNDSSGDENKKSKSRIDKSAVKKEEDLVIKKEIKEEIDDLPDEKKKDKKAKKDKKDNKKVKKNKQSAGPMHFTANNEPRAVDVIGELDPPIFDECKEKMRPVKKALKALDTPDMSLSEEERVARARRCLFQIGNHINTCLAEYKTAEQVSEWKGNLWYFASKFTNFKAKKLYRMYKNLVKQGGDSNGGATSSPDKKEDGSSTAKQKHNEKSSHEKHFDKQQADSSNKDSRITKRKVDDIEENSNSSSQTNSTSNTTNSADISRHKEQKESKHKDMKRDRDRDRDRDRGHDRGDRLSLSKDDRIRRDGYNMGHYSGREDDHWLPRDGRDIRDGRYGFDHKRDRFEPYSRMSSGYHRDRDRDRDRGIHMNDKRSDYSYRYSGPPGYGYGPGGYGSSGGGGGGGGGYPPTDIPSSHFRSRAYAGDGYSDWRPNKDYRRDYDRRPPPPNANS; this comes from the exons ATGCAG AAAACGTTAGAATCCGAATCCGGTAAGGAATCCGGGTCGGATTCTGAGAATGAAAGCAAAAGCGATAGCTCTTCTTCCGGCAGTAACAGTGGTTCAGGCTCGGGATCTGAAAG CAGCGACTCTAGCTCCTCGAGCGGTTCCGGTTCCGGATCAGGATCCGACTCGGAAAAGTCGGAAAAATCGGATGCACCTGCTGCACAAAGCGATAGCTTCCAGAGCAAAGGCTCGAATCACAGCACCGAAGCAAAGCTTAGAGTTAAACATGAGTCTAGTCGCGAATGGGACGAGAATCCTGACATATACGGCATTAGGAGGTCCGGGCGTTCCAGGAAAGAGCCCGACAGGCTCGCGACAAATCGTGAGAGCGACAGTGACGGTCGCAAGAAATTTAAGAAGAAAGG TTCACATAATTCATGGAATTCGGAGAGTTCAGATTCAGAATCTGATGAAACTGAGAATCGTAGACCTCCACCTAGCAAGTCCCTGAATCGACGCGCAGCGCAAAAAGCTAAGGAGAAAGCCAGAATACGAAAAAAGCGTATCTCTGAATCTTCTGACAATTCTTCCTTTGACAGCGATGATAATAGAAG GCAAGTTAGTAGACGGACGGGCACAGCAGTTAGTTATAAAGAGGAAAGCGAAGAAGGTACCGATAGCGAGGATTTGGTTGAAGTTGACGAATCGAATGCTGCGTCAACAGAGCCTGATAATGCGGAAACTATTGAAACAATTTTGGCACAGAGGACGGGTAAAAAAGGAG TTACCGGCAATGTGACGACAATTTATGCTGTCGAAGAAAATGGCGATCCTAATCCAAAAGATCTAAGTAACGTAGAAACagaaatacaatatttgattaaatggAAAGGCTGGTCTCACATACACAACACGTGGGAATCAGAGGAATCTTTAAAAGCACAAAaa GTAAAAGGATTAAAGAAATTagacaattttatcaaacgtGAAAACAGAATTCAGCAGATTAGAGAACAGGCTGAACCAGAAGAATTAGATTATTTAGAATGCCAATTGGAACTTAAACAAGATCTTATGAAAAGTTATTACAACGTTGAGAGGATTATTG CTGACTACAAGAAACCAGATTCAGAACATCctgattattattgtaaatggGAAAATTTATCATATGCCGAGGCTACATGGGAAGATGGAACTTTAATAGTGAAAAGATGGCCAGAGAAAATTAAGGAATTTCGTGACAGAGAGGATTCCAAAAGAACACCGAGTAAACATTGCAAAGTTCTTAAATCTAGACCTAAATTTTATCAGCTGAATGAACAACCTACATATATGGGCAAGGAAAAAGATTTAGTATTAAGAGATTATCAAATGGATGGACTTAACTGGATGATACACTCTTGGTGCAAGGAAAATAG TGTTATATTAGCCGATGAAATGGGTCTTGGTAAAACAATCCAAACAATATGCTTCctttactatttatttcataCGCAACAACTTCATGGGCCATTTTTACTAGTAGTTCCTTTGTCGACAATGACTTCCTGGCAAAGAGAAATGTTTCAGTGGGCACCTGACATTAATTTCGTCACCTATTTAGGCGATGTCAATTCtcgtaatatt attagGGAATATGAATGGTGCTATCGCGGTTCAAAAAGACTAAAGTTTAACATTATACTTACGACATATGAAATTGTACTTAAGGACAAAGCATTATTGGGTGCCTTAAGTTGGGCGGTATTATTAGTAGATGAAGCTCATCGATTAAAGAATGACGATTCCTTATTATACAAAGCACTTACCGAATTTCATACTAATCATCGTTTATTGATTACTGGTACTCCGTTACAGAACAGCTTGAAGGAGCTGTGGGCCTTATTACATTTCATTATGCCTACAAA ATTTACTTCTTGGGAAGAATTTGAGAAACAACACGACAATGCTGCACAAAAGGGATACTCCAAACTGCATAAGCAATTGGAGCCATTTATTTTGCGTCGAGTTAAAAAAGATGTCGAGAAATCTTTGCCTGCTAAAGTTGAACAGATTTTACGAGTAGAAATGACATCCttacaaaaacaatattataaatggatATTAACCAAAAATTATGAAGCGTTGCGAAAAGGCGTGAAAGGATCTACTACGACATTTTTGAATATTGTTGTCGAATTAAAAAAGTGTTGCAATCACGCTTATCTCACGAAACCGATGGAAGGCGAAAGGGAAAAGACTAATGAAAATTACTTACAGCAATTAATACGTGGTTCTGGCAAATTAGTGCTTCTGGATAAATTACTAGTGAGATTGCGTGATACAGGACACAGAGTACTGATATTCAGTCAGATGGTCAAAATGTTGGATATTCTTGGTGAATATCTGCAACGAAGACATTTTCCATTCCAAAGATTAGACGGAAGCATAAAAGGTGAACTACGAAAACAAGCATTAGATCATTTTAACGCCGAGGGATCCCAggatttttgttttctattgtCGACGCGAGCCGGTGGTCTCGGCATTAATCTTGCTACCGCGGACACTGTGATAATTTTCGATTCTGACTGGAATCCGCAAAATGATTTACAAGCACAAGCAAGAGCACATCGAATAGGACAAAAGAATAAG GTAAACATTTACCGATTAGTTACCAAAGGATCGGTCGAGGAAGAAATCGTCGAGCGTGCAAAGCAAAAAATGGTCTTGGACCATTTAGTGATACAGCGAATGGATACAACCGGAAGAACAGTATTAGATAAAAAGAACGCGGGGACCAATAGTAATCCGTTTAATAAAGAAGATTTGActgctattttaaaatttggtgCCGAGGATTTGTTTAAAGACGAAGAAGACGGAGATGAAGAACCAGCT tgtGATATCGATGAGATATTAAGAAGAGCTGAAACGAGAGACGAAGGGCCGGCAACAGTTGGCGATGAATTGTTGTCTGCCTTTAAAGTCGCCAGTTTTAAAACAGCATTTGAAGAGGATTTGGAACCCATTAATCAGCCAAATGAAAATGACGATGAAAGTAAAGATTGG GCTGAAATTATTCCGGAGAATTTTAGAAGGAAAgtggaagaggaagaaaagtCAAAGGAAATGGAGGATCTTTATCTACCACCGAGGAGTCGAAAAACTCTTCAACAACTCAATCAAAGCGAAG GGAAAAGTAAAAAGCGGAAAAAAGTACAAGATGACAGTGAGGATGGCGAAGAATCGGGTAGCGAGGCAGAAGGAAGCGATGATGACAGACCTAAGAAGAGAGGTAGACCGAGACTGCCACGTGAGATTATCAAAAGCTTTACTGATGTTGAG ATACGACGATTTATCaagagttataaaaaattcccgGCGCCTTTGAAACGATTAGATGACATTGCAGCTGATGCTGACCTACAAGAGAAACCAATGTCAGAATTACGTTTCTTGGGCGAACTATTGATGTCTAGATGCGATGCGTGTTTAATAGAATTCGAAAATACTGCAAAAGAGAATAAGAGTTGCGAGGAAGAAGGCAAGGGGCCGGGTCGGAAAAGAGGACGAGGACCCACTTTTAAAATAGGAAACGTTATGGTAAACGCAAAATCTTTCTCGGCCGCAGTTAAAGAACTCGAACCTTTGGAACAAGCTCTACCGTCCGATCCCGAGCAACGTGCTAATTGGCATTTCGACTTTAa attaaaaCCGGCGAATTTTGAATGTGATTGGACTTCCGAAGATGATGCTAGATTATTAAAGGGCATATATCAACACGGTATGGGTTCATGGGAGGCGATAAAAACAGATGCCAGTTTGGAACTTGgggataaaatttttcctaaTGGCAATAAAGCACAGCTCAAACGAGTGCATGCACGCGCAGAATATCTTTTGAAGATTTTGAAGAAACAAATTGATCTTAAGTTAGGAGTG GCGCGAATGAGAAAGCCAAGAAAGCCCAAGGAGATGAAAGCAGCAATTACCAAAGAGATTGTAGAAGATAATGATAGTTCTGGCGACGAAAATAAGAAATCAAAATCCAGAATTGACAAG tctgcggttaaaaaagaagaagatctTGTTATAAAGAAGGAAATTAAGGAAGAAATTGATGATCTACctgatgaaaagaaaaaggataaGAAGgccaaaaaagataaaaaagataacaaaaaggtgaaaaagaataaacaaaGTGCAGGTCCAATGCACTTTACTGCAAATAACGAACCAAGAGCTGTCGACGTAATCGGCGAATTAGATCCACCAATATTCGATGAg tgtAAAGAGAAGATGAGGCCAGTAAAGAAAGCGTTAAAAGCCCTAGATACTCCAGATATGTCCCTGAGCGAGGAAGAGCGAGTTGCTCGCGCGCGTCGATGTCTTTTTCAAATCGGAAACCATATCAACACGTGTCTGGCGGAATATAAAACCGCCGAACAAGTTAGCGAATGGAAAGGCAATCTTTGGTACTTCGCTTCCAAATTTACAAACTTCAAAGCAAAGAAACTTTATAGGATGTATAAAAATCTGGTAAAACAAGGTGGCGACAGCAACGGCGGTGCCACATCTAGTCCCGACAAAAAAGAAGACGGTTCTAGTACTGCAAAG CAGAAACACAATGAAAAGTCATCTCACGAGAAACACTTTGATAAGCAACAAGCTGATAGCAGTAATAAAGACAGCAGAATAACAAAACGTAAAGTTGATGATATCGAAGAGAACTCTAATAGCAGTTCACAAA CAAATTCTACATCGAATACTACTAATAGCGCAGACATATCGCGACATAAAGAACAGAAAGAATCGAAACATAAAGATATGAAAAGAGATAGAGATCGTGACAGAGATAGAGATAGGGGGCACGACAGAGGTGATAGATTAAGTTTAAGCAAAGACGACAGAATTAGGAGAGACGGGTACAATATGGGGCATTATAGTGGTAGAGAAGATGATCATTGGTTACCTAGAGATGGAAGAGATATAAGAGATGGCAGGTATGG ATTCGATCATAAACGTGATCGCTTCGAGCCTTATAGTCGAATGTCCAGTGGTTATCACAGAGACAGAGATAGAGATCGAGATCGTGGTATCCACATGAACGATAAAAGAAG TGATTACAGTTACCGATACTCTGGACCACCGGGTTATGGATATGGACCAGGTGGTTATGGTAGtagcggtggtggtggtggtggtggtggtggttaTCCTCCCACGGATATTCCATCGAGTCATTTTAGAAGTCGTGCTTACGCAGGAGATGGCTACTCTGATTGGCGGCCGAACAAAGATTATAGACGGGATTACGATAGAAGACCACCGCCGCCAAACGCCAACTCCTAG
- the LOC105836744 gene encoding chromodomain-helicase-DNA-binding protein 1 isoform X4 has translation MQKTLESESGKESGSDSENESKSDSSSSGSNSGSGSGSESSDSSSSSGSGSGSGSDSEKSEKSDAPAAQSDSFQSKGSNHSTEAKLRVKHESSREWDENPDIYGIRRSGRSRKEPDRLATNRESDSDGRKKFKKKGSHNSWNSESSDSESDETENRRPPPSKSLNRRAAQKAKEKARIRKKRISESSDNSSFDSDDNRRQVSRRTGTAVSYKEESEEGTDSEDLVEVDESNAASTEPDNAETIETILAQRTGKKGVTGNVTTIYAVEENGDPNPKDLSNVETEIQYLIKWKGWSHIHNTWESEESLKAQKVKGLKKLDNFIKRENRIQQIREQAEPEELDYLECQLELKQDLMKSYYNVERIIADYKKPDSEHPDYYCKWENLSYAEATWEDGTLIVKRWPEKIKEFRDREDSKRTPSKHCKVLKSRPKFYQLNEQPTYMGKEKDLVLRDYQMDGLNWMIHSWCKENSVILADEMGLGKTIQTICFLYYLFHTQQLHGPFLLVVPLSTMTSWQREMFQWAPDINFVTYLGDVNSRNIIREYEWCYRGSKRLKFNIILTTYEIVLKDKALLGALSWAVLLVDEAHRLKNDDSLLYKALTEFHTNHRLLITGTPLQNSLKELWALLHFIMPTKFTSWEEFEKQHDNAAQKGYSKLHKQLEPFILRRVKKDVEKSLPAKVEQILRVEMTSLQKQYYKWILTKNYEALRKGVKGSTTTFLNIVVELKKCCNHAYLTKPMEGEREKTNENYLQQLIRGSGKLVLLDKLLVRLRDTGHRVLIFSQMVKMLDILGEYLQRRHFPFQRLDGSIKGELRKQALDHFNAEGSQDFCFLLSTRAGGLGINLATADTVIIFDSDWNPQNDLQAQARAHRIGQKNKVNIYRLVTKGSVEEEIVERAKQKMVLDHLVIQRMDTTGRTVLDKKNAGTNSNPFNKEDLTAILKFGAEDLFKDEEDGDEEPACDIDEILRRAETRDEGPATVGDELLSAFKVASFKTAFEEDLEPINQPNENDDESKDWAEIIPENFRRKVEEEEKSKEMEDLYLPPRSRKTLQQLNQSEGKSKKRKKVQDDSEDGEESGSEAEGSDDDRPKKRGRPRLPREIIKSFTDVEIRRFIKSYKKFPAPLKRLDDIAADADLQEKPMSELRFLGELLMSRCDACLIEFENTAKENKSCEEEGKGPGRKRGRGPTFKIGNVMVNAKSFSAAVKELEPLEQALPSDPEQRANWHFDFKLKPANFECDWTSEDDARLLKGIYQHGMGSWEAIKTDASLELGDKIFPNGNKAQLKRVHARAEYLLKILKKQIDLKLGVARMRKPRKPKEMKAAITKEIVEDNDSSGDENKKSKSRIDKSAVKKEEDLVIKKEIKEEIDDLPDEKKKDKKAKKDKKDNKKVKKNKQSAGPMHFTANNEPRAVDVIGELDPPIFDECKEKMRPVKKALKALDTPDMSLSEEERVARARRCLFQIGNHINTCLAEYKTAEQVSEWKGNLWYFASKFTNFKAKKLYRMYKNLVKQGGDSNGGATSSPDKKEDGSSTAKQKHNEKSSHEKHFDKQQADSSNKDSRITKRKVDDIEENSNSSSQSKKHLSSISALSSNISSTSTVTIGAITITPITSTANSTSNTTNSADISRHKEQKESKHKDMKRDRDRDRDRDRGHDRGDRLSLSKDDRIRRDGYNMGHYSGREDDHWLPRDGRDIRDGRFDHKRDRFEPYSRMSSGYHRDRDRDRDRGIHMNDKRSDYSYRYSGPPGYGYGPGGYGSSGGGGGGGGGYPPTDIPSSHFRSRAYAGDGYSDWRPNKDYRRDYDRRPPPPNANS, from the exons ATGCAG AAAACGTTAGAATCCGAATCCGGTAAGGAATCCGGGTCGGATTCTGAGAATGAAAGCAAAAGCGATAGCTCTTCTTCCGGCAGTAACAGTGGTTCAGGCTCGGGATCTGAAAG CAGCGACTCTAGCTCCTCGAGCGGTTCCGGTTCCGGATCAGGATCCGACTCGGAAAAGTCGGAAAAATCGGATGCACCTGCTGCACAAAGCGATAGCTTCCAGAGCAAAGGCTCGAATCACAGCACCGAAGCAAAGCTTAGAGTTAAACATGAGTCTAGTCGCGAATGGGACGAGAATCCTGACATATACGGCATTAGGAGGTCCGGGCGTTCCAGGAAAGAGCCCGACAGGCTCGCGACAAATCGTGAGAGCGACAGTGACGGTCGCAAGAAATTTAAGAAGAAAGG TTCACATAATTCATGGAATTCGGAGAGTTCAGATTCAGAATCTGATGAAACTGAGAATCGTAGACCTCCACCTAGCAAGTCCCTGAATCGACGCGCAGCGCAAAAAGCTAAGGAGAAAGCCAGAATACGAAAAAAGCGTATCTCTGAATCTTCTGACAATTCTTCCTTTGACAGCGATGATAATAGAAG GCAAGTTAGTAGACGGACGGGCACAGCAGTTAGTTATAAAGAGGAAAGCGAAGAAGGTACCGATAGCGAGGATTTGGTTGAAGTTGACGAATCGAATGCTGCGTCAACAGAGCCTGATAATGCGGAAACTATTGAAACAATTTTGGCACAGAGGACGGGTAAAAAAGGAG TTACCGGCAATGTGACGACAATTTATGCTGTCGAAGAAAATGGCGATCCTAATCCAAAAGATCTAAGTAACGTAGAAACagaaatacaatatttgattaaatggAAAGGCTGGTCTCACATACACAACACGTGGGAATCAGAGGAATCTTTAAAAGCACAAAaa GTAAAAGGATTAAAGAAATTagacaattttatcaaacgtGAAAACAGAATTCAGCAGATTAGAGAACAGGCTGAACCAGAAGAATTAGATTATTTAGAATGCCAATTGGAACTTAAACAAGATCTTATGAAAAGTTATTACAACGTTGAGAGGATTATTG CTGACTACAAGAAACCAGATTCAGAACATCctgattattattgtaaatggGAAAATTTATCATATGCCGAGGCTACATGGGAAGATGGAACTTTAATAGTGAAAAGATGGCCAGAGAAAATTAAGGAATTTCGTGACAGAGAGGATTCCAAAAGAACACCGAGTAAACATTGCAAAGTTCTTAAATCTAGACCTAAATTTTATCAGCTGAATGAACAACCTACATATATGGGCAAGGAAAAAGATTTAGTATTAAGAGATTATCAAATGGATGGACTTAACTGGATGATACACTCTTGGTGCAAGGAAAATAG TGTTATATTAGCCGATGAAATGGGTCTTGGTAAAACAATCCAAACAATATGCTTCctttactatttatttcataCGCAACAACTTCATGGGCCATTTTTACTAGTAGTTCCTTTGTCGACAATGACTTCCTGGCAAAGAGAAATGTTTCAGTGGGCACCTGACATTAATTTCGTCACCTATTTAGGCGATGTCAATTCtcgtaatatt attagGGAATATGAATGGTGCTATCGCGGTTCAAAAAGACTAAAGTTTAACATTATACTTACGACATATGAAATTGTACTTAAGGACAAAGCATTATTGGGTGCCTTAAGTTGGGCGGTATTATTAGTAGATGAAGCTCATCGATTAAAGAATGACGATTCCTTATTATACAAAGCACTTACCGAATTTCATACTAATCATCGTTTATTGATTACTGGTACTCCGTTACAGAACAGCTTGAAGGAGCTGTGGGCCTTATTACATTTCATTATGCCTACAAA ATTTACTTCTTGGGAAGAATTTGAGAAACAACACGACAATGCTGCACAAAAGGGATACTCCAAACTGCATAAGCAATTGGAGCCATTTATTTTGCGTCGAGTTAAAAAAGATGTCGAGAAATCTTTGCCTGCTAAAGTTGAACAGATTTTACGAGTAGAAATGACATCCttacaaaaacaatattataaatggatATTAACCAAAAATTATGAAGCGTTGCGAAAAGGCGTGAAAGGATCTACTACGACATTTTTGAATATTGTTGTCGAATTAAAAAAGTGTTGCAATCACGCTTATCTCACGAAACCGATGGAAGGCGAAAGGGAAAAGACTAATGAAAATTACTTACAGCAATTAATACGTGGTTCTGGCAAATTAGTGCTTCTGGATAAATTACTAGTGAGATTGCGTGATACAGGACACAGAGTACTGATATTCAGTCAGATGGTCAAAATGTTGGATATTCTTGGTGAATATCTGCAACGAAGACATTTTCCATTCCAAAGATTAGACGGAAGCATAAAAGGTGAACTACGAAAACAAGCATTAGATCATTTTAACGCCGAGGGATCCCAggatttttgttttctattgtCGACGCGAGCCGGTGGTCTCGGCATTAATCTTGCTACCGCGGACACTGTGATAATTTTCGATTCTGACTGGAATCCGCAAAATGATTTACAAGCACAAGCAAGAGCACATCGAATAGGACAAAAGAATAAG GTAAACATTTACCGATTAGTTACCAAAGGATCGGTCGAGGAAGAAATCGTCGAGCGTGCAAAGCAAAAAATGGTCTTGGACCATTTAGTGATACAGCGAATGGATACAACCGGAAGAACAGTATTAGATAAAAAGAACGCGGGGACCAATAGTAATCCGTTTAATAAAGAAGATTTGActgctattttaaaatttggtgCCGAGGATTTGTTTAAAGACGAAGAAGACGGAGATGAAGAACCAGCT tgtGATATCGATGAGATATTAAGAAGAGCTGAAACGAGAGACGAAGGGCCGGCAACAGTTGGCGATGAATTGTTGTCTGCCTTTAAAGTCGCCAGTTTTAAAACAGCATTTGAAGAGGATTTGGAACCCATTAATCAGCCAAATGAAAATGACGATGAAAGTAAAGATTGG GCTGAAATTATTCCGGAGAATTTTAGAAGGAAAgtggaagaggaagaaaagtCAAAGGAAATGGAGGATCTTTATCTACCACCGAGGAGTCGAAAAACTCTTCAACAACTCAATCAAAGCGAAG GGAAAAGTAAAAAGCGGAAAAAAGTACAAGATGACAGTGAGGATGGCGAAGAATCGGGTAGCGAGGCAGAAGGAAGCGATGATGACAGACCTAAGAAGAGAGGTAGACCGAGACTGCCACGTGAGATTATCAAAAGCTTTACTGATGTTGAG ATACGACGATTTATCaagagttataaaaaattcccgGCGCCTTTGAAACGATTAGATGACATTGCAGCTGATGCTGACCTACAAGAGAAACCAATGTCAGAATTACGTTTCTTGGGCGAACTATTGATGTCTAGATGCGATGCGTGTTTAATAGAATTCGAAAATACTGCAAAAGAGAATAAGAGTTGCGAGGAAGAAGGCAAGGGGCCGGGTCGGAAAAGAGGACGAGGACCCACTTTTAAAATAGGAAACGTTATGGTAAACGCAAAATCTTTCTCGGCCGCAGTTAAAGAACTCGAACCTTTGGAACAAGCTCTACCGTCCGATCCCGAGCAACGTGCTAATTGGCATTTCGACTTTAa attaaaaCCGGCGAATTTTGAATGTGATTGGACTTCCGAAGATGATGCTAGATTATTAAAGGGCATATATCAACACGGTATGGGTTCATGGGAGGCGATAAAAACAGATGCCAGTTTGGAACTTGgggataaaatttttcctaaTGGCAATAAAGCACAGCTCAAACGAGTGCATGCACGCGCAGAATATCTTTTGAAGATTTTGAAGAAACAAATTGATCTTAAGTTAGGAGTG GCGCGAATGAGAAAGCCAAGAAAGCCCAAGGAGATGAAAGCAGCAATTACCAAAGAGATTGTAGAAGATAATGATAGTTCTGGCGACGAAAATAAGAAATCAAAATCCAGAATTGACAAG tctgcggttaaaaaagaagaagatctTGTTATAAAGAAGGAAATTAAGGAAGAAATTGATGATCTACctgatgaaaagaaaaaggataaGAAGgccaaaaaagataaaaaagataacaaaaaggtgaaaaagaataaacaaaGTGCAGGTCCAATGCACTTTACTGCAAATAACGAACCAAGAGCTGTCGACGTAATCGGCGAATTAGATCCACCAATATTCGATGAg tgtAAAGAGAAGATGAGGCCAGTAAAGAAAGCGTTAAAAGCCCTAGATACTCCAGATATGTCCCTGAGCGAGGAAGAGCGAGTTGCTCGCGCGCGTCGATGTCTTTTTCAAATCGGAAACCATATCAACACGTGTCTGGCGGAATATAAAACCGCCGAACAAGTTAGCGAATGGAAAGGCAATCTTTGGTACTTCGCTTCCAAATTTACAAACTTCAAAGCAAAGAAACTTTATAGGATGTATAAAAATCTGGTAAAACAAGGTGGCGACAGCAACGGCGGTGCCACATCTAGTCCCGACAAAAAAGAAGACGGTTCTAGTACTGCAAAG CAGAAACACAATGAAAAGTCATCTCACGAGAAACACTTTGATAAGCAACAAGCTGATAGCAGTAATAAAGACAGCAGAATAACAAAACGTAAAGTTGATGATATCGAAGAGAACTCTAATAGCAGTTCACAAAGTAAGAAACATCTTTCGTCTATTTCTGCTCTCAGTAGCAATATCAGCAGCACGTCCACAGTTACTATCGGTGCTATCACGATTACGCCTATAACATCAACAGCAAATTCTACATCGAATACTACTAATAGCGCAGACATATCGCGACATAAAGAACAGAAAGAATCGAAACATAAAGATATGAAAAGAGATAGAGATCGTGACAGAGATAGAGATAGGGGGCACGACAGAGGTGATAGATTAAGTTTAAGCAAAGACGACAGAATTAGGAGAGACGGGTACAATATGGGGCATTATAGTGGTAGAGAAGATGATCATTGGTTACCTAGAGATGGAAGAGATATAAGAGATGGCAG ATTCGATCATAAACGTGATCGCTTCGAGCCTTATAGTCGAATGTCCAGTGGTTATCACAGAGACAGAGATAGAGATCGAGATCGTGGTATCCACATGAACGATAAAAGAAG TGATTACAGTTACCGATACTCTGGACCACCGGGTTATGGATATGGACCAGGTGGTTATGGTAGtagcggtggtggtggtggtggtggtggtggttaTCCTCCCACGGATATTCCATCGAGTCATTTTAGAAGTCGTGCTTACGCAGGAGATGGCTACTCTGATTGGCGGCCGAACAAAGATTATAGACGGGATTACGATAGAAGACCACCGCCGCCAAACGCCAACTCCTAG